The Labrus mixtus chromosome 21, fLabMix1.1, whole genome shotgun sequence nucleotide sequence ctggttgtttatttgtatatatatattttcatttagcaGAAGTCTCAGTTCATTATTTAACTCTGTAACCTGTGTGCTTTGTGTCTCACAGTAAACTACCAAAAAGAGTCAAGAGCTTTTTCACTGATGGGGTGAGTCTTCTTTCTACACGTGCTGTCATTTATATTCATATTCCAGCATCCAATCGAAACACTGTTCAGTTTcctgtttagtttttaattcacttaaaCGATGTTTCAGTCTCTGGAGAGCCTGCGAGCCCAGGAGGAGGCGCGGTCAAAGCGTCACTCCACCTCTGAGCTGGGAACCATCACCTTCAGTGACGTTCGTAAGGAGGGCTGGCTGCACTACAAACAGATCCTCACGGAGAAGGGGAAGGTAGGACCAGCAGGCTAACTACACCTGACAAGCTGTCCTTTCAACAGAGgcacatttaaatgaatatttagCAAACGTTAGAAGGTTTACCAGATGATAAAGATAGATTAGTATGTTTATCTTTCTCTGTACTTGTTTCCGGCTGCacggtgcagtggttagtgctgttacCTTTAGCGAgtaggttcctggtttgaatccccgtctgacaggagcctctctgtgtggagtctgcatgttctccctgtgcatgtgtgggttctctccgggtactccggcttcctcccacagtccaaagacgtgctcgttaggttaactgctgactctaaattgtctgtaggtgtgaatgtgagtgtggctggttgtctctctctatatgtcagccctgtgattggctggtgaacagtccagggtgtaaccccacccctcgcccaatgacagctgacaGCCCCCAGGGCCCCCGAGCGGGTAAAGCGGCATAGTTAATGGATGAATGTTTCCACCAAAAAGCAAATTGTACGCCAAGATTTTGAATTTGATTATTGAAGGGTTCCAACATTCAATTATTCTTTCCTTCTGTCCAAATAAAATCCATTCGTCCGTTTTCGCAAGAATGTAAGTCCCAAGTCTTGCAGGGGGTTTAAGGCATTTCCAGTACAATACCTCTATTACTGCTGCACCAAACCACCTGGCAATCTCAGGATCCTTTTTACCCTGACTCATCAACCCAACAAAGATACCTGAACTCATGGAGCAAAACCTCCTCAGTCCAGTGAAACTTCTTTTTGAAGTGAGGGAGTACGTtgattaaagcattttttttttttcttattacagAAAGTAGGAGGTGGCATGCGGCCGTGGAAGCGCGTCTTCTCCGTGCTGCGTTCCCATTCCCTCTTCCTCTACAAGGACAAGCGGGAGGCCGTTCTTCACGGTGCGGGGGCGGGGCCAGGTCAGGACGAGCATCCTCCAATCAGCATCCGGGGCTGCCTAATCGACATCGCCTACAGTGAAACCAAACGTAAGAACACGCTCAGGCTGACCACGCAGGACTTCTGCGAGTACCTGCTGCAGGCCGAGGACCGGGAAGACATGCTGGTGTGGATCAGGGTCATCCGGGAGAACAGCAAGACCGACAACGAGGTGAGATGTTCAGTTGAACTCGAGATATTACACAAATACACGTGCACAAAACTAAACTCCTACTCTCTGTTTGCTGTAGGAGATCGGTTTCTCAAGACAAGCCCTCATCAACAAGAAGATGAACGACTACAGGAAACACAGGTCAGCTCAGGAttatatttagaaaatgtttgatCACAACTGTCCCTGACTCCATGTGTAATTAGGATTCTCTGTGGCCTCAGGCTGTGTGCCTGTCAGAAACGATCACTTCACCCATTTGTACTTCCAAAAAGCAAGAATAACAAggcatccatcttttttttgtgaactaTATGTCAGGACATTTTTACAAAACTGACTTTATGTTGAACtgcctttgtttctctctctctgtgtgcagtcTGACAGGTAGTAAGCCCGACTCCTCTCCCAGAGCTCATCGTATGATGCCTCCCTTCCTACTGGCAAAGACTGACAACACCTCAGTGAACCGAACCTCCAGAACGGGTGTGTGAGATGGATTTTTGTAGAATCCATTGCCTTTTTTAAGCCATGCTGCTCAGTTTGAATCGAGGCGGCTAGTTTACAAATTCAACAAACTCTAATCCGTTGGGCAAGGTAGTTCGGTTCGTTTTAGTGTGAAAGTTGTCAATCGAACCCTGGTGTGGATCGAGCCGACCTAACTTCAGAAAGCAACCACCGTAGGCCCTCTCAATTATTGCTTAACATGTGAGACCTCAGGCATGCCgtcatttttatgttattttttctcccttaaaCAACGTTTATGTTACGTGCCTTATAGATCTGTTTTTACTGCTGTCACTCCACAGTTGCTGATATAAACTGACTCTTTTCTTTCTATACTCCGGTAGCAATTAAtcttgtcgttgttgttgtttttttccccgtgTGTGGACTCAGATGACAACAAAGCTCTGTGGGGCATCAACATCATGAAGAAGGCGAAGAAGACGGGCAGTCCGAAGGCTTTTGGCGTGCGACTAGAGGACTGTCAgccagctgtcaatcataaaGTAagcctttaatttttttaataccCAGGCCAAATCACAAGAACCCCAACAACGAGATCCAAAGTGACAAGAACTATTCTTTGGTTGAAATGAACGGTCTTATTtggactgattgactgactggtTGATAAATACCatagttttctttgtttattcaaTCCTTACATAgacttgattttctttgtttgtacaTGACCCTCATAGTGTAAACTTTAAAAAGATGCTGCGTAAATCCAAGATGGCAGTAAAAGTCACTGTAAAAGACAGttgtttgcctttatatcagtcTCATGTGTAATTGGACGTTTTCACAGTCTCAGCAACGTCAACGTAATGGCGTGAAACGCTTCATTATATGCAGAAAGATCACATCAGCCATGTGGTATGAACTTCATCATTCCCACCCCTCCCTTACAGTGAATTTTCCAGAACATTTTCTTCTGCGTTCTCACAGCGGCTCAACCCGATTCATGCAGAGAaaaaacctgaacctgaagttgGGGTGAAAGTTTGGCCATCTGCGTTCATGcatgcagctcatcctgaaTATTTTGCGAAAGTCTTCAGGAGATTTGTGCATGTGTCAAAAGttcaaaaaatagaaaaaagactAGTGTGCACACGTCCAAGCAAATTAtatacaggtgcaggacaagGGGGAAGGTCCTGGTATATTTGCCTGAAGAAGATTCTTTGGATCGAAACGTTGcctttaataaagttgatcatTTGGAGCTGTACAGTGTGCAGAcctgtcctcttttttctgtcaaaaCTCCATTATTGTAATTATATCGTGATAGTTGGAGGAATGATGTGCATGAAATGTTAAATCACGATTTCATGCCAAACTCAATTgtccttctgtcttttctctctaccctcctctctccttccatcTCTCCACAGTTTGTCCCTCTGATCGTGGAGATGTGCTGTGGTGTGGTGGAGACCACAGGTTTGGATTACACCGGTATCTACCGGGTGCCGGGGAACAACGCCATGGTGTCCAACCTGCAGGAGCATCTCAACAAAGGCCTGGACATCAACACTGCTGAGGAGGTGTGCAGACTTCATGGTTACACTTATATACACCTTATAAGAACAACCTTTTTAAACTGATGTACAAGTATAACTGAGACTAGTTTCATACCATTATTCAGAAAAGAtgtgctgttttattttgaaatgttcctctAGAAACTCTTTAATTAACCCTTTCTGTTCCCTCAGAGATGGCAGGACCTGAATGTGATCAGCAGCCTGCTCAAATCCTTCTTCCGAAAACTTCCCGAGCCGCTGTTTACTGACGGTGAGTCcagatctatttttattgtaCTTACGGGGAAcgagtgttgtagtcaagaccacactaaccgagagcAAGACAGGCCTGAGATCAGAGTGCTCTCAGACCAAGACGaggccgagacatttagggatcgagaccgagccAAGACCAAGATTCTATTTTTCTAGTTCAGGTTTGCTTTTAAATAACTGTGATAGCAATAAACCAAGTctttgcacttttgttttcGAAGcacaacaatgtaaaaaaatctgtcatcgTAGCGAGTTTGTTCGTCTTACTTCTTATgaaaaatatgtctttataCTTATTAAAAGTCACATTCACCTCACAAgtccagagtgtgtgtgtattcgtgGTGgggcagcttttttttaaggttcttTCAATGGAGGGTGACTTTTCTAGACGTTGAAAACTCAACTGTAACCTCTTTTCACAGACAAATACAATGACTTCATTGATGCCAACCGGATAGAGGACGCAGAGGATCGACTGAAGACCATGAAGAAACTGGTACGTGTGAGAGGACGGCAAAGAGTCAAACAGCACATCTGTTTGTCAGACTAAACTATCGTATCTGTCTTAACCCCTTGTCTTGACCTCTTCATCCAGATCCATGACCTCCCTGATCACTATTATCACACCATGAAGTTCCTGGTGGGGCACTTAAAGAGGGTGGCAGATAATGCAGAGAAGAACAAGGTGACCTCACCTCCTTGAATgggcttttttatttatttatttacaaacttGTGCTCATTACTGAGGCCAAATCTGAACAcaactttgattttatttccaGATGGAGCCCAGAAACCTGGCTCTGGTGTTTGGTCCCACTCTGGTCAGGACATCAGAGGACAACATGACCGACATGGTCACACACATGCCCGACCGCTACAAAATAGTGGAGACACTGATCCTGCATGTAAGAATGAAAAACTTCTTCCTCTGAAGCGAGACATACTTCACCCTTCTTTACGAGTTAGtgacgtgtttgtgtttgtttctccaaCAGCACGACTGGTTCTTCAGTAACAGAGACTTTGATAAAGAGGAGAAGGTATGCGTGAGATCACAGCTGCTTCAAGTGTTATAAATACAGAAGGACATGTTTGTACGCTAACGTCTGcaattttgctttatttttgttgttgtggttgtgtctctgcgtgtgtttgtgtgtgtgtgtatgtgtgtaggcCCCGGAGGATAAGCGGGACATGCAGCCTGTACCCAATATTGACCATCTGCTGTCCAACATTGGAAGGCCGGGTATGCCAGGAGAGGCTTCAGGTGAGGAGTGTCAGCATCACACACCGTCGTTAAAGTTATATTTGGCGGTATGGCTCTGTGAGGGATCTCCCTGACCTTCCACATGCTTACGTGGAAAGCATTAGGCAGGAACAGCACACATTCCTGCCCTTCCCGTGCATACAAGGAAAGCTTATAAGGCAGGGAGATAAGCAGCAAACCCAAACAGAGCAAGCACCAATGACAAGCATGACATTGATTAAGTCAGAATAGCAtaaaaggaggagctggggaggaggagggacgcAAATACGCTTGCAGAGggagcgggtggcccgggtttttgaatccgacctgtggctcgcgcgtctttccccactctctctctccccggtttctaactctatccactatcctatctctaaaataaaggcataaaacgTCCAATATGTTTAATGCACATTTGGGGAAACTGTCTGACTTACTGTCTGAGCATACgaaaccttttatttaaaagctTCCTTATCTTAACCCACTCTTTACAAGCTCTACTCTGTATACCCTATAAGTGACCTTTAGCTCGGTGTCTTTCCTTCCCAGTAGTTCTCTTTACTTCTCAAGCTGCCATGTCTCTGCCTGTGAATACTCatgatgtttcctcctctctcctttcccgTCCTCTCtgcactctctttctctctagctGAGACATTGGATCAGCCTCTTCGGTAGGACCAGGTCTTGctcgctgtgtgtttgtgtttgtgtttggtgcaCTTGGACTCGTTTACTCATCTGTTTACTTTTTGTCTGTCTTGTTTTCCACCAAAGTGCCATCTTCCTCTTGTCCTAGAGAAGTTAAAGGTGAACCCTAGCCATTTCTTGCTTCATAATAATCGCAGCTGTTCCATTGATTTTAAAGCAGAGTCCTTTGATAATGGCTAGAGTTCTCCTGAAGGTTGTAGTACTGGTAGTGTGTGCAGTGACTTAGCCAGATACCACACCTTTTTACTACTCCAACAAGCCAGTTCAGACCAGAAATTGTCAGAGACCAGCTGAAAGTTACATTTACTTTCAGTGCAATGCAATGTCTGCTTTTCAGGGTGTTCACCAGCTAAATCATCAAGAGTATTAAGAACAGATTGGGTATGACTATGTGTAATATTATTTGGCTCACTTCAATCATaacaatttaacaaaataatttaataaaaagagCATTTTCTTCAACTCACCAGCCTTACAGGTGAAGACTCATAAATGACTTTACCGGCTGATTTGGCTGATatgactttcattttttttaaatgaccagcCTAAAGGTTTAAAATCTGCCGCTGGTGACTTCACAAGCTAAGTACCACACTCCTCCATCAGCTGGTAAGAGTCAAGTTGTTCCAGACCATTTCACGCTCCTGATACTTTTACCCTAATTGTTGCGTCTCTTTACAAAACTTGAGTCTGAACTGGCTTCAACACTAATACCATCACTGGTCCCGTGACAACAGGATtctcatacatatatatatattttttttacagattccaCCACCAGCGATTCTCTTAAGTCAAAGGtaagaagaaaatattttacttGTACTTAATTCTTGGACCCAGTTGTTCAAAAATTAACAATTTTCTCCCCATATTTTTACCAGTTAGCAAAGTAATCTATGAGGAGGTTTGGCATCATTTGAGGCATTGAGGCATCATTTGACTGGAATTTTGATTTTGCAGCTTTCATCAGGCTCCAAGAAAGACCTGAATGCCAGGGACTTCCTGCCAATGTCCCTCATCTCTGCTGTGACCCGCAAGCGAAAAAAATGCCTCAGTACCCACCTGCAGGGCAGCAGCACTGACGAGGACTCCGAGCACGAGCCAGTCAAAGCCAGCAACTATGGGgctggagaaggagggggaggggaggaggagcaggagagaggagaggaagaggcagagaagGAAGAACTTTTaattcttaaaaaagaaaaacatgaggGAAAGGAAAATGGGGTGAAAGCTGAAGAGACCACAGAGGGAAAAGATTCATTGGTGGGAGAAGAAGTAGCTGAAAAGGATCTTAGgaacagaaaaggaaagagagaacaAAGTTTTACCTGCTTGTACCAACAGACCCATGCCTCATATCCAAGACCCCCACCAGCGACTAATCCTCCTTCCCAGTTGAGACCTCATAATTTAGTCAGAGGACGTCCCACTGTTCCCTTCTGGATCTGCCCCAACAGGCTTCCCACCCTCTACCAGGCACCCAGCTTTCATGGGACCCAACATCCAGACTGGAACCAGTCAGCACCTGTCCGCTATAGGAAGACCAGAGGGGGGAGAACAAGGGCTGTGTCCATGAATCTTGATGTTGAGTTTGGCAGGGGAGACGACATAGTCAGAGGATGGAGGGCAGACAGGGTGGAGGTAATTCGAGTCATTGATGAAACATCAGGTCAGCATGGACGTGATGGGGTTCCTCAGGGATCATATTTGGGTCCTCGGTCGATTCAACAAATAGATCCCCTCCCTCGTCTGCAGAAGGAGGCTCCccctttctcctcctcgtcAGGGTTGATAGATCAAAGCCCTGCAGGACCCTCCACTGTGGTTCTGAGGAGATCCCTGGACCCAAGAGACAAGACGAGAGCGTGGCGCCGTCACACCGTCGTAGTTTAACCCGACTGTTGCATCTACTAATGCAGAACCAAGTACTCACCctttactcacacacactgaatcgcctctgtctctgcttctgAAGCCACGGTTCATATTGCTTCAGAGATCCCAGTTGGCTGAGGCCTTTTCCTCATTGCTTTTCATTGGCACtaaagttaaaaatgtgttcttgtTGTTAAAGAATTGTGCagaggggcgtgtccagacttgaTTGACTGTTCTGATTTATGCAGAGGTTGCATGAAGTAGTATTGCGCACACAAATCAAAGAATAGCATTTATTTTCTGCCTCTGCCTCCACTGAACAGATTTACCTTTCATATACAGATATCGTATCCCTATGTTTAATACTTTTTTAACGTCAATCTTACaagcttcagtttttttaaaagcttagcAACTTTGGAATAGATGTCTCAATTTAGTCCTTCCTTAATGTGCCAACCGATTACAGCCGTTTTTAGGACTGATCTCCATTCTGATATGCACACTAAAGATGATTCTTTGATGTATTTAGAACCAGAgtattgtttttggttttgaagATCTGTTGGTTCTCCTCACTCCTGCGAAGACAGTTTGTGATTATGCCTCAAGAAACAGCGTCCCTGAGTAGATGGGGCCGTCATCCCCCACATGGTGGCAGTGCTAACAGTTAGAGAGAAAGGatttcatgtgaaaaaaaacatctacagtatgaaacatgtttgagcctctgagtgaatcATATACAAGGTGAAGGACGCGTCGTCCCGTCAGTGTGAATACAGGGGTGTTAACAACAAACCCGGAGGGAGTTTGACGTCACTCTTTTTACAAAGGCATTACTCAATTACATAGTTAAAAGGGATGTTTTTGATATTTGCTATATTAATGATTAAAATTACACATTTATACCTTTAAGGAATCAAAAAGAAATtagaattaaaacatttaaattaaggACCAAAAAATTATGTGTAGCATTGAATTGCAATTATAGCCATTAGCAGTCTGACGCAGCATAGTTTAAATAGTTGATTGAACTTAAGCCCCGCCTCTGATTAGGCAATTAGATAATCAAGGTGTAGGGTTTTTTGGGTTGGCACCAggagtggccaatcagatttgcAGGTGGGACCATTGCCATGGCTGGCCAACcttctggacacgcccctgattgTGCGCACATGAAGAGATTTATtccaaaactgaaaacaaatacatcaaTCTGTTCTTAGAAAATTACTGCAAatgttattttacatgttttcatacTACCACTAGGTGGTGACAAAGTAAGGTATTTTCTAATTCTAAAAGGAAGCTTTAACACATATTTCTTAAACGATGTTTTGGAATGAATCTCTTCAACAAAAGGTTATAATAAAAATTCATTTAAATGCCATATTAGACATCACCTCCAGAGCCCAGCAGCTGCTTTCACAATTAACCATCACCAGCAAAGACTTCAGCAGTCGTGCCGCcatgtgattttttatttttgaatccAAACTGACTGACTTTGCTGTACAAATGCTGGTGTCTTCCCCCACTGGTTTTTACCAATGATGTCTTTAACAAAACCCATGTGGGCACACTTACCTACCAGCCTGAGTACAGCACAGAAAACCTCTCAGCCCTTTACAAGCTCTTCCAAAGCCTCCCGTGGATCTACAGGGAACGTCAAAGATCTGCAGGAGCAAAGCAACTCACTCCCTCTCCGGACGATGTCACTCGGGCGTTATGCCAAAGCTTCTGTGGACTAAAAAACTGCATGCATGGGGTCGGTGACATATAAAGATATGCAAACCCTAAGTGTTTAACACAAGCCTATCATGCTTcccctatgtgtgtgtgtttgtgtgtgtgagggcgtGTGTATGTTTGAGGAGGAGGGTCAGACTTTTGAGGATACTAACACTGTTTTTATCAGAAAGTTTTTAAAGGCAGCTATGTTAAGTCATGccaaataattttttttctatttgggTATATGTACATTATCAGCAGTATGGAGCCAAAAGACGACCGTGTGCTGCGTTCCTACACAGTCCGGTATTGACTCTACTCCACTCTGCTTGCTTGGAACTGACACTTCTACTTTCTCGAAGTTTTCCACTAGGGTGTCAGTAAACTAGAATttacacaccagctccccgcccagaaacgcCCAGAGTcgaccaaaacaaaccaaaacattcaaatccagtcagaggacagagtctctgcagacacagtcaccaccacacatttatggaggcc carries:
- the LOC132955346 gene encoding rho GTPase-activating protein 23-like isoform X2, encoding MLRVSGVAPAPSGHEWRFQCSVGVDCSDAEPRCIWLAVLRGISPRASPRPTPIASPRRRGSRRIIQRHRLTWAKGRRDGMVASNEIRRRPLSSGEVEGVSWQGPRTIFVQKNLQGFGFTLRHFIVYPPESSLHSLKDEENGNATGKGCQQARLEPMDTIFVKSVKDSGPAQEAGLRTGDRLVKVNGESILGKTYSQVIALIQNSENILELSIMPKDEDVLQLVSAYSQDAYLKGNEPYSGVAQNLPEPPPLCYPTTKTSPAAPPPSDGLHTPLDNWQCRPGPTTSPLDNRPPNVSPPTSGWSGGPEDSSAYFAPSGRHRVRSSSAISALDFHFANHNAAIASATLPAPRKSSMPASSRTRADALCHQALSDWYYSQAEAAESMSPRHRSISQDRLAELGLGLALGPGPAPAPTISAEQRRRETLLYHHQTAAASHDSYWLGGWGGVSGPGSRSCSENLLAAYAEYEHNYGRSVETLAQASALVSSRYDHSSQGSQTEKFNEQKDQRVPAGHQHQTAVTSPITAASTASPSGRQPGQQVAEPQTRRVKGEELVGYQSYSPSFSRKAGHLLQQAHSFREPGYSGPHLNWSPGSRNDGGMVPRPQSTPALSASEEERARLGEDREVISPISLNQEVVLRQKPPSGRRTPVQALRHPHYASPVESPEPPALIPSPGTPSPVSGPGPNRRANGSLAQHAFNSLSSIPFIDEPANPSIDPQACYVPACSVVSSSQASILTTTSVSPTLTSITPIVRLRSQDCRSIKGRRSSYLLAITTERSKSCDEGLNNFKEENRVFSKLPKRVKSFFTDGSLESLRAQEEARSKRHSTSELGTITFSDVRKEGWLHYKQILTEKGKKVGGGMRPWKRVFSVLRSHSLFLYKDKREAVLHGAGAGPGQDEHPPISIRGCLIDIAYSETKRKNTLRLTTQDFCEYLLQAEDREDMLVWIRVIRENSKTDNEEIGFSRQALINKKMNDYRKHSLTGSKPDSSPRAHRMMPPFLLAKTDNTSVNRTSRTDDNKALWGINIMKKAKKTGSPKAFGVRLEDCQPAVNHKFVPLIVEMCCGVVETTGLDYTGIYRVPGNNAMVSNLQEHLNKGLDINTAEERWQDLNVISSLLKSFFRKLPEPLFTDDKYNDFIDANRIEDAEDRLKTMKKLIHDLPDHYYHTMKFLVGHLKRVADNAEKNKMEPRNLALVFGPTLVRTSEDNMTDMVTHMPDRYKIVETLILHHDWFFSNRDFDKEEKAPEDKRDMQPVPNIDHLLSNIGRPGMPGEASDSTTSDSLKSKLSSGSKKDLNARDFLPMSLISAVTRKRKKCLSTHLQGSSTDEDSEHEPVKASNYGAGEGGGGEEEQERGEEEAEKEELLILKKEKHEGKENGVKAEETTEGKDSLVGEEVAEKDLRNRKGKREQSFTCLYQQTHASYPRPPPATNPPSQLRPHNLVRGRPTVPFWICPNRLPTLYQAPSFHGTQHPDWNQSAPVRYRKTRGGRTRAVSMNLDVEFGRGDDIVRGWRADRVEVIRVIDETSGQHGRDGVPQGSYLGPRSIQQIDPLPRLQKEAPPFSSSSGLIDQSPAGPSTVVLRRSLDPRDKTRAWRRHTVVV
- the LOC132955346 gene encoding rho GTPase-activating protein 23-like isoform X4, whose amino-acid sequence is MLRVSGVAPAPSGHEWRFQCSVGVDCSDAEPRCIWLAVLRGISPRASPRPTPIASPRRRGSRRIIQRHRLTWAKGRRDGMVASNEIRRRPLSSGEVEGVSWQGPRTIFVQKNLQGFGFTLRHFIVYPPESSLHSLKDEENGNATGKGCQQARLEPMDTIFVKSVKDSGPAQEAGLRTGDRLVKVNGESILGKTYSQVIALIQNSENILELSIMPKDEDVLQLAYSQDAYLKGNEPYSGVAQNLPEPPPLCYPTTKTSPAAPPPSDGLHTPLDNWQCRPGPTTSPLDNRPPNVSPPTSGWSGGPEDSSAYFAPSGRHRVRSSSAISALDFHFANHNAAIASATLPAPRKSSMPASSRTRADALCHQALSDWYYSQAEAAESMSPRHRSISQDRLAELGLGLALGPGPAPAPTISAEQRRRETLLYHHQTAAASHDSYWLGGWGGVSGPGSRSCSENLLAAYAEYEHNYGRSVETLAQASALVSSRYDHSSQGSQTEKFNEQKDQRVPAGHQHQTAVTSPITAASTASPSGRQPGQQVAEPQTRRVKGEELVGYQSYSPSFSRKAGHLLQQAHSFREPGYSGPHLNWSPGSRNDGGMVPRPQSTPALSASEEERARLGEDREVISPISLNQEVVLRQKPPSGRRTPVQALRHPHYASPVESPEPPALIPSPGTPSPVSGPGPNRRANGSLAQHAFNSLSSIPFIDEPANPSIDPQACYVPACSVVSSSQASILTTTSVSPTLTSITPIVRLRSQDCRSIKGRRSSYLLAITTERSKSCDEGLNNFKEENRVFSKLPKRVKSFFTDGSLESLRAQEEARSKRHSTSELGTITFSDVRKEGWLHYKQILTEKGKKVGGGMRPWKRVFSVLRSHSLFLYKDKREAVLHGAGAGPGQDEHPPISIRGCLIDIAYSETKRKNTLRLTTQDFCEYLLQAEDREDMLVWIRVIRENSKTDNEEIGFSRQALINKKMNDYRKHSLTGSKPDSSPRAHRMMPPFLLAKTDNTSVNRTSRTDDNKALWGINIMKKAKKTGSPKAFGVRLEDCQPAVNHKFVPLIVEMCCGVVETTGLDYTGIYRVPGNNAMVSNLQEHLNKGLDINTAEERWQDLNVISSLLKSFFRKLPEPLFTDDKYNDFIDANRIEDAEDRLKTMKKLIHDLPDHYYHTMKFLVGHLKRVADNAEKNKMEPRNLALVFGPTLVRTSEDNMTDMVTHMPDRYKIVETLILHHDWFFSNRDFDKEEKAPEDKRDMQPVPNIDHLLSNIGRPGMPGEASDSTTSDSLKSKLSSGSKKDLNARDFLPMSLISAVTRKRKKCLSTHLQGSSTDEDSEHEPVKASNYGAGEGGGGEEEQERGEEEAEKEELLILKKEKHEGKENGVKAEETTEGKDSLVGEEVAEKDLRNRKGKREQSFTCLYQQTHASYPRPPPATNPPSQLRPHNLVRGRPTVPFWICPNRLPTLYQAPSFHGTQHPDWNQSAPVRYRKTRGGRTRAVSMNLDVEFGRGDDIVRGWRADRVEVIRVIDETSGQHGRDGVPQGSYLGPRSIQQIDPLPRLQKEAPPFSSSSGLIDQSPAGPSTVVLRRSLDPRDKTRAWRRHTVVV
- the LOC132955346 gene encoding rho GTPase-activating protein 23-like isoform X5 — its product is MLRVSGVAPAPSGHEWRFQCSVGVDCSDAEPRCIWLAVLRGISPRASPRPTPIASPRRRGSRRIIQRHRLTWAKGRRDGMVASNEIRRRPLSSGEVEGVSWQGPRTIFVQKNLQGFGFTLRHFIVYPPESSLHSLKDEENGNATGKAGCQQARLEPMDTIFVKSVKDSGPAQEAGLRTGDRLVKVNGESILGKTYSQVIALIQNSENILELSIMPKDEDVLQLVSAYSQDAYLKGNEPYSGVAQNLPEPPPLCYPTTKTSPAAPPPSDGLHTPLDNWQCRPGPTTSPLDNRPPNVSPPTSGWSGGPEDSSAYFAPSGRHRVRSSSAISALDFHFANHNAAIASATLPAPRKSSMPASSRTRADALCHQALSDWYYSQAEAAESMSPRHRSISQDRLAELGLGLALGPGPAPAPTISAEQRRRETLLYHHQTAAASHDSYWLGGWGGVSGPGSRSCSENLLAAYAEYEHNYGRSVETLAQASALVSSRYDHSSQGSQTEKFNEQKDQRVPAGHQHQTAVTSPITAASTASPSGRQPGQQVAEPQTRRVKGEELVGYQSYSPSFSRKAGHLLQQAHSFREPGYSGPHLNWSPGSRNDGGMVPRPQSTPALSASEEERARLGEDREVISPISLNQEVVLRQKPPSGRRTPVQALRHPHYASPVESPEPPALIPSPGTPSPVSGPGPNRRANGSLAQHAFNSLSSIPFIGSIKGRRSSYLLAITTERSKSCDEGLNNFKEENRVFSKLPKRVKSFFTDGSLESLRAQEEARSKRHSTSELGTITFSDVRKEGWLHYKQILTEKGKKVGGGMRPWKRVFSVLRSHSLFLYKDKREAVLHGAGAGPGQDEHPPISIRGCLIDIAYSETKRKNTLRLTTQDFCEYLLQAEDREDMLVWIRVIRENSKTDNEEIGFSRQALINKKMNDYRKHSLTGSKPDSSPRAHRMMPPFLLAKTDNTSVNRTSRTDDNKALWGINIMKKAKKTGSPKAFGVRLEDCQPAVNHKFVPLIVEMCCGVVETTGLDYTGIYRVPGNNAMVSNLQEHLNKGLDINTAEERWQDLNVISSLLKSFFRKLPEPLFTDDKYNDFIDANRIEDAEDRLKTMKKLIHDLPDHYYHTMKFLVGHLKRVADNAEKNKMEPRNLALVFGPTLVRTSEDNMTDMVTHMPDRYKIVETLILHHDWFFSNRDFDKEEKAPEDKRDMQPVPNIDHLLSNIGRPGMPGEASDSTTSDSLKSKLSSGSKKDLNARDFLPMSLISAVTRKRKKCLSTHLQGSSTDEDSEHEPVKASNYGAGEGGGGEEEQERGEEEAEKEELLILKKEKHEGKENGVKAEETTEGKDSLVGEEVAEKDLRNRKGKREQSFTCLYQQTHASYPRPPPATNPPSQLRPHNLVRGRPTVPFWICPNRLPTLYQAPSFHGTQHPDWNQSAPVRYRKTRGGRTRAVSMNLDVEFGRGDDIVRGWRADRVEVIRVIDETSGQHGRDGVPQGSYLGPRSIQQIDPLPRLQKEAPPFSSSSGLIDQSPAGPSTVVLRRSLDPRDKTRAWRRHTVVV